Genomic window (Mycolicibacterium smegmatis):
GCCGACCGCGAGCAGAACGTCAAGGAAGCCCGGTCGACGGCGCTGCAGCGCAAGCAGGCCGCCGAACAGGCACGCCAGAAGCGCACCCAGACCGCCAAGGCCAAGACCGACGAAGTGGCCGCCAAGCGCAAGGAGGTCGCCCAGACCGCCAAGCAGCGCAAGGAAGAGGCGATCAACACCGTCGAACAGGCCAAGACCAAGAACGCTCGGGCCAAGCTCGCCGACGCGCAGGAAACCCGCGTCGAGGCGGCCGAGAAGATCGTCGAAGCCGACCAGATCGAGGAGTGGGCCGAGGCCGAGAAGGCCAAACGTTCCTGACCTGACGCTCGCTCAACCGAACACCGACGACCCGAGGTCGTCGGTGTTCGGCCTTGTCGGGCGGTGCTGACATCATGGTCGGCATGCCGTTGGAGGCCCCCAGCCCAACCTTGGAAGATCTGGACGACGAACAGCGGGAAGCGGTGCTGGCTCCCCGCGGGCCGGTCTGTGTGCTGGCCGGGGCCGGTACCGGTAAGACCCGCACCATCACCCGGCGGATCGCGCACCTGGTGGCCGGCGGGCACGTCGCGGCCGGCCAGGTCCTCGCGGTGACGTTCACCGCGCGTGCGGCGGGGGAGATGCGGGCCCGGTTGCGGGCGCTCGGCCAGCAGACCGGGGTCCCGACGGGTGCGGTGCAGGCGGTGACGTTCCACGCGGCCGCACGCAGGCAGCTGCAGTACTTCTGGCCGCGGCTCGTCGGCGACACCGGATGGGAACTGCTCGACAGCAAGTTCTCGGTCGTCGCCCAGGCCGCCAACCGCGCCGGCCTCCAGCCCAGCACCGACGACGTACGCGACCTCGCGGGCGAAATTGAATGGGCCAAGGCATCTTTGATCACCCCCGAGGCGTACGGCGCCGCGGTCGCCAAGGTGGGACGCGACATCCCGCTCGATGCGCAGAAGGTCGCCGCGGTCTACTCCGGCTACGAGGCGCTCAAAGCGCGCCGCGACGGATCGGCCCTGCTCGACTTCGACGATCTGCTGTTGCACACGGCCGCGGCCATCGAGAACGACGCCGCGGTGGCCCAGGAGTTCCGCGACCGGTACCGCTGCTTCGTCGTCGACGAATATCAGGACGTCACGCCGTTGCAGCAGCGCGTGCTCGACGCCTGGCTGGGCGACCGTGACGATCTCACCGTCGTGGGTGACGCCAATCAGACCATCTACTCGTTCACCGGCGCCACGCCGCGCTATCTGTTGGATTTCTCGCGGCGTTTCCCCGACGCGGCGGTGGTGCGTCTCGAACGTGACTACCGCTCCACGCCGCAGGTGGTGTCGCTGGCCAACCGGGTGATCGCGGGTGCGCGTGGGCGGATGGCCGGCAGCAAGCTGCATCTGGTGGGCCAGCGGGACCCGGGCCCCAAGCCGACGTTCAACGAGTACCCCGACGAGGTGGCCGAGGCCAAGGGCGTGGCCAAGGCCATCCAGAAGCTGATCGAAAAAGGCACCGCGCCGGCCGAAATCGCGGTCCTCTACCGCATCAACGCGCAGTCGGAGGTGTACGAGGAGGCGCTCACCGAAGCCGGCATCGCGTTCCAGGTGCGCGGCGGGGAGGGCTTCTTCAGCCGTCAGGAGATCCGTCAAGCCCTCGTCGCGCTGCAACGCGCCGCCGAACGTGAGGTCGAGATCACCGATCTTCCCGTGTTCGTCCGCGAACTGCTGGAACCGCTGGGCCTCACCGCGGAGGCGCCCGCGGGCACCAGGGCGCGGGAGCGGTGGGAGGCGCTGGTCGCGCTCGCCGAACTCGTCGAGGAAGAGGTCGCGCTGCGGCCCGAACTGGATCTGCGCGCGCTGGTCGGCGAACTGCGTCAACGCGCCGACGCGCGGCACCCACCGGTGGTGCAGGGTGTGACTCTCGCGTCGCTGCACGCGGCCAAGGGCCTCGAATGGGACGCGGTGTTCCTCGTCGGTCTGGCCGATGGCACCCTGCCGATCTCGCATGCGCTTTCCCACGGTCCCGACAGTGAACCGGTCGAGGAGGAGCGCAGGCTGCTCTACGTCGGCGTCACCCGCGCACGCGTGCACCTCGCGCTGAGTTGGGCCCTTGCCCGCACCCCCGGTGGGCGGCAGGGGCGGCGGCCCTCGCGGTTCCTCAACGGCATCGCGCCGCAGACGGAGAATTCGTCATCGGGTCCGGACCGGCCGCGTCGGCAGCGGGGACCCGCTCCGCGCTGCCGCATCTGCAACGCGGCACTGTCCACCCCGCAGGCCATCATGCTGCGGCGGTGCGAGACGTGCCCGTCCAATCTCGACGAGGACCTGCTCGCCGAACTCAAGGAATGGCGGTTGCGTGTCTCGAAGGAGATGAAAGTGCCTGCCTACGTGGTGTTCACGGACACCACGCTGATGGCGATCGCCGAGACCCTGCCCACCGACGACGCCGCACTCGTGGCCATCCCGGGCATCGGGGCGCGCAAGCTCGAGCAGTACGGCGAGGACGTCGTGGCGCTCGTGCGGGGACGCGCCAACCGCCACGATTCGTAAAGATCGTGCCAAAACCGCAGGTAGAAAATAGGTTGTGCGATTCAGCTGCTAGGCTCTAGCCTCAGAAAGTCAACTCTGGCAACGAGAAGGTAAGGGGGTGTCCCGCGAAATGATCAGCTACGTCAACTTGAGCGAAGTCGCAGTGGCGGGCATGCCCGGGTTCATTCCTTCCGTTGTACCGGTGGCTGTTTCGTCGGCCCCCATGCCGCATCAGACGCCCGAGCTCGCGCATGCCGCTCACGCCGCCGCTGGTTGGCCGGCCGCCGCTGCCATTGCGCTGCAGCCCAAGCGTCGCCGCACCGCCGCCGCCACCGCGACACGCGCGTCCGTGGATCGGAGCCCCTTCTAGGTAGAGGCTTCACACCAGCCGAAAAGGCCACGGACCCGCAGTCACCCGGATCCGTGGCCATTTTTGTCGGACCCCCCGAGAAATCTGGTCGCAGGATCCATCAGCTCAGACAGATCACCGACAAATTCGACCAGATGCAGGGGGAAATACACATGTCCATTGCGATGACTGCTCCGACCACGGGCGTCGCGCCGATGACATGCGAGACGCGACTGCCGGCGGTGCCGTGCCATGTCGGTGACCCGGATCTGTGGTTCGCCGAGAGCCCCGGCGACCTTGAGCGGGCCAAGGCCCTGTGCGCGGGATGCCCGATCCGTGTGCAGTGCCTGACCGCGGCGCTCGAACGGCAGGAACCGTGGGGTGTCTGGGGTGGCGAAATTCTCGACCGCGGAAGCATTGTCGCGCGCAAGCGTCCGCGCGGGCGTCCGCGTAAGGATTCCGGCGGCAACCCTGCCGCCGCCTGATCGACCGCCCCGTCAACGGAAACGGCACCGAGTGCTTGCGCGCTCGGTGCCGTGACTGTGCTTGCCGCCCAGTGGTTCTGGGCGGAATCTGGGGATTCCGCTACGCGGCTTCCTCGGCGAAACCTGGAACCAGTTCGGTGGCAATGGCTTTCACCGGAACGTGCGCGTCGAGCTGGCAGCAGATGGCGACCGTGGAGGCGATCACACGCAGCGGGATCGCGAGGTTGGCCGGCAGGTCGAGGCTGCGCGCCATCTTGATCTGCGCGACGGAGTTGTCCATCTGGCTTGCCGCCATCTTCTGCAGCCACTTGCGGTTGTAGTGGAAGACGTCGACCTTGATGGGATCGACGTACTGGCGCAGCATGTCCTCGACCTCTTCGATCGAGACCTCCTGCCCCTTCTGCAAGAAGCCCGCACGTTCCATCGTCGGCAGGAGCTCGTCGTAGTTCTTGTCCCGCGCCAGCCGGATGGTCTCACCGAGCGAGGTGGGGAATCCACCGGGAAGCGGGGCGACCGCACCGAAGTCGATGACACCCATGCGCCCGTCGGGCAGCAGCATGAAGTTTCCGGGGTGCGCGTCGCCGTGCATCATCTCCAGGCGCGCCGGCGCGCCGAACGTCAGCTCGGTCAGCCGGGTGCCCATCAGGTCACGCTGCTCGGGGGTGCCCTCGCGGATGATGACCGACATCGGGATGCCTTCCATCCATTCGGAGATCACCACCTTGGGCGCGCTGGCGATGATCGCGGGCACCGCGAAGTGCGGGTCGTTGCGGTAGGCCTTGGCGAACGCACGCTGGTTGTCTGCCTCCAGCCGGTAGTCCAGTTCCATCTCGGTGCGCTCGGTCAGTTCGTCGACCACACCTTGGATGTCGGCACCGGGCGCGAGCTGCTTGAACACGCCGACCAGCCGCTGGATGGTCTTGAGGTCTGCGCGCAGTGCCTCGTCGGCGCCGGGGTACTGGATCTTGACGGCGACCTCACGCCCGTCGGAGAGCAATGATCAATACCTGTGGATGAGCCTCGGTGTGGGGGCGTGAAGATGGGCGCACCTTCCCGGGGATGATCTTCACGGAATCAGGTATTCGATCAAGACCGGCGTTGGCGCGCTGGTTGGGAAGGTACGCCCATGCTCACCGTAGTTCACGACACCGAGGACGCCAACGACAAGGCCAGCGGTGCTGGTCGGTCGTTGTTGGATGAGATCGTCCGCGACGGGGCCCGGCAGATGCTGGCCGCGGCGTTGCAGGCCGAGGTCGCCGCCTACGTGGCGCAGTTCGCCGATCAACTCGACGAGAACGGTCACCGGTTGGTGGTGCGAAACGGCTATCACCAGCCCCGGGAGGTGCTGACCGCCGCCGGCGCGGTGCAGGTGAAAGCGCCGCGGGTCAACGACCGCCGTGTCGACCCCGACACCGGTGAACGCAAGCGGTTCTCCTCGGCGATCCTGCCGGCCTGGGCGCGCAAGTCGCCGCAGATGAGCGAGGTACTGCCGCTGCTGTACCTGCACGGCCTGTCGAGCAACGATTTCACCCCTGCCCTCGAGCAGTTCCTCGGCTCCGGCGCTGGGCTGTCGGCCAGCACGATCACCCGGCTCACGGCGCAGTGGCAAGACGAGGCCCGCGCGTTTGGGGCCCGCGACCTCTCGGCCACTGATTACGTGTATCTGTGGGTCGACGGCATTCACCTCAAGGTGCGGCTGGACCAGGAAAAGCTCTGTCTGCTGGTGATGCTGGGCGTGCGTGCTGATGGCCGCAAGGAGCTCGTGGCGATCACCGACGGCTACCGCGAGTCGGCCGAGTCGTGGGCCGATCTGTTGCGCGACTGCAAGCGCCGCGGCATGACCGCCCCCGTACTCGCGATCGGCGATGGCGCGCTCGGGTTCTGGAAAGCAGTCCGCGAGGTTTTCCCGGCCACCAAAGAGCAGCGGTGCTGGTTTCATAAGCAGGCCAATGTTCTTGCTGCACTGCCGAAATCAGCGCACCCGTCGGCGCTGGCGGCGATCAAGGAGATCTACAACGCCGAGGATATCGACAAGGCCCAGATCGCGGTCAAGGCCTTCGAGGCCGACTTCGGCGCGAAGTATCCCAAGGCGGTCGCTAAGATCACCGACGACCTCGATGTGCTGCTGGAATTCTACAAGTATCCGGCCGAACATTGGATTCATCTGCGAACGACGAATCCGATCGAATCCACCTTTGCCACAGTGCGTTTGAGGACCAAGGTCACCAAGGGGCCCGGATCACGAGCGGCCGGACTAGCGATGGCCTACAAGCTCATCGACGCCGCCGCGGCCCGCTGGCGTGCCGTCAACGCCCCACACCTGGTCGCCCTGGTCCGCGCCGGCGCGGTCTTCCATAAAGGCAGACTGCTCGAACGACCCACCGACATCACCCCGCCAACATCGCCCTCAGACGGCGGTCAGCACGCCGGAACGGAGGTCGCCTGAAACACCCCGATCCACAGGTATTGACAATTCCTCCCCGTCGGACCAGATGCCCTTGTGTACCTGGCCGATGCTGGCCGAGGCCACCGGCTTGTCGTCGAACGACGAGAACCGGTCGCGCCACTTGGTGCCCAGCTGCGCGTCAAGCACGCGGTGCACCTTGGCCGCAGGAAGTGGGGGAGCGTCCTTCTGGAGTTTGGTGAGTGCCTCGCGGTACGGCTTGCCGTACTGCTCGGGGATGGCGGCCTCCATCACCGACAGCGCCTGGCCGACCTTCATCGCGCCGCCTTTGAGTTCGCCGAGGACGGTGAACAGTTGCTGAGCAGCCTTGTCCATCAGCTCGGCAGTGACTTCATCCTTCGACTTGCCGGTAAGGCGTTTGCCAAAGCCAAGTGCAGCCCGGCCGGCCATGCCGCCGGCGAGCCCGGCGAGCTTCGCGTTGCGAGCTACGCTTCCCCGTTTGATGTCAGACACCAGACCATCATCCACGACTCGGCCGAATACCCCGCAACCAACTGGCAACACTTGTTTTCAACATTGGCAATCCGGGTGCCGTGACCAGCGGCGGAAGCTCATCGAGTAGCCGTCGGCGGTCAGTTCGAGCGTGGTGTCCAGGGTCGCGGGCGGCTCCGGGGGATCGTCTGGCCCGGCGGTGCCGTTGACCGCGCGGATCACCAGCTCGACCTGCCGCAGCGCGAGCGCTGCGGTGGCCAGGATGGTGGCGCGGCTGGCGCTGCCGACGGTCCCGCGTAGCTGCGCCGCGAGCGCGGGCCACGCGGCATCACGGTCGGCACGGTGCAGGTCGGCGCAGTGCAGACAGCTGGTGACGCCCGGGATCACCAGCGGGCCCACCAGTCCGGTCCCGTCGCGCACGCGCACCGGTAGGTGTGCGATGCGGCCGCGGTGCAGTTCCCGCACGATGCGGGGTTCGGTGACCAGCTCGTCGGCCAGCACCACCAGGTCGGTGCCGGGTCGCGGGGTCGCGTAGGACTCGGCGGTGTGCTGAAGCCGCGCACCCGAGCGGCGCAGGGAGCCGGCCAGCAGTTCCGACAGCGGTCCGCGTCCGTGGATGCGGATGGTCGCGGTACGCGCGGGCCTGCCCGATCGGCGCACCAGGACCCCGGCGGAGTCCAAGGCGGCGAGGACGTCATCGACAAGTGCCGGGTCCCCGAATTGCTCGGTGGCCGAGCGCAGTTGCTCGATGCTGCGACCGGTCTGCAGGGCGTGCAGCAGATCGGTCAGCTGGGTGGGCGTCATCCCGTCGGGTGGCCGCACACGGACCGCGGTGCGCGGATCCCACCCGATCTGCACCGCGCCGTCGGGCCGCAGCAGCACCGGACGATCGGGAGTGAGCGTGAACCGTGCGGTCATTGATCGACCCTGCCACGGTTCGAAGGCCTCGGATCTCAGTTATCCACAGGCAAGTGATCAGGACTTGTCGTCCCCGGCGCCCTCGGTGCCGCTGTCGCCCTCTTGCGGCGGGTCGTTCTTCTGCAGGTCGGCGATCGCCTGGTCGATGGCGTCGTCGATCCCGCTCGTGTCGCCGCCGATCATGCGGTCGATGAACCCGGCCGGCTCGTCGAGATCGGACGCGCTGGGCAGCAGGTCCGGGTGCTGCCACACGCTGTCACGCGCGTCGGCGCCGACGGCCTCGGTCAGCCGCTCCCACAGCACGGCGGCCTCGCGCATCTTGCGGGGACGCAGTTCCAGCCCGACGAGCGTGGCGAAGGTCTGCTCGGCCGGTCCGCCGGTGGCGCGCCGGCGACGCATGGTCTCGGCCATCGCCGACGTCCCGGGAATGCGCTCACCCAGCGCGCCGGAGACGACGGTCTGCACCCAGCCCTCGACGAGCGCCAGCAGCGTCTCGAGGCGTTCGAGCGCGGCCTCCTGCTCCGGGGTGGCCTTGGGTTCGAAGATGCCCTGGTTGAGCAGCTGCTCCATCTCCGACGGGTCGCTCAGCGACGCCGGGTTGAAGCCGCGTGCGAAGTCCTCGATGCCGGACATGTCGACCTTCATGCCTTTGGCGAAGGCCTCGACCGCACCCAGCAGCTGGCTCGACAGCCACGGGACGTGGCTGAACAGGCGGTGGTGTGCGGCCTCGCGCGCCGCGAGGAACGTCAGGATCTCGCTGCGGGGACGCTCGAGTCCCTCGGCGAACGCCTCGATGGCCTCCGGCAGCAGCGCCGCGACGCCCTTGGGGCCCAACGGAAGCCCGATGTCGGTGGAGGTCAGCACCTCTCGCGAGAGCTTGCCCAGCGCCTGACCCAGCTGTGAGCCGAACGCCATGCCGCCCATCTGCGACATCATCGCCAGCAGCGGGCCCGCCATGGCCTTGGCCTCTTCGGGCAGCGCCGCGGTCCACATCGTCGACACCTGCTCGGCGACCGGGTCGCACAACCGCTTCCAGGTCTCCATGGTGTTGTCCAGCCAATCGCTGGGCGTCCAGGCCACGGTGCGGGTGGTCCCGGCGGGCAGCGGGGTCACACCGTCCAGCCACGTCTCGGCGAGCCGGACGGCGTCGGCCACCGCACCCGCGGTCTTCTCGGGCACCGGTGCGACGAACCCGATCGAGCTGTTGGCGAGTTGGCGGGCCAGGTCGTAGTTGACGGGGCCGGACTGTTTGCCGCCGGCCATCGCACTGCCGGCTCCGCTGAACATCTCACCGAGCTTGGTGAAGATCTGCCCGAGGTCGCCCATGTCGAAGCCGGCTCCGCCCATGCCCAAGCCGAACGGGTCCGACCCGGGGTTGCCGGAGCCGGAACCGGAGTCCGGGTCCTTCTTGTTCTTGTCTCGGTCCGGGTCGTCCCCGGCGGAGAAGCCGAAGGGCAGGTCAGCCATACCTGCAACCGTACTCATGACATCGAAGCCGCGTACGGGGGCGGGTCACGCTGTCAGTGAACACCGTGAGGAGCACGGTCAGCCACCATTGCGGCGCAGGCCTTACTGTGAACGGCGTGAACAGGCGGATTTTGACGCTGCTGGTTGCGTTGGTGCCGGTCGTGGCGTTCGGCGTGCTGCTGTCGGTGGTGCAGGTGCCCTTCGTTTCCCTGGGCCCCGGTCCGACGTTCAACACCCTCGGCGAGATCGACGGCAAACAGGTCGTCGACATCGAGGGGCCCGATGCGACGGTCCACCCCACGTCGGGGCATCTCAACATGACCACGGTGTCCCAGCGCGACGGCCTGACCCTGGGCCAGGCGATCACGCTGTGGATGTCCGGCCGCGAACAGCTCGTGCCGCGCGACCTGGTGTACCCGCCGGACAAGTCCAAGGACGAAATCGACGAGGCGAACACCGCCGACTTCAAGAACTCCGAGGACAGTGCCGAGTACGCCGCGCTGTCCTTTCTCAAGTACCCCATGGCGGTGACGGTGCAGAACGTCACCGACCCCGGCCCGTCGGCGGGCAAGCTGCAGGACGGCGACGCCATCGACGGCGTCAACGGCAAGCCCGTGGCCAACCTCGACGAGTTCCAGGCGCTGCTCAAGGAGACCAAGCCCGGCGACAAGCTCGTCATCGACTACCGCCGCAAGAACGCCCCGCCGGGGGAGGCCACCATCACCCTCGGCGACAACCCTGACCGCGACTACGGCTATCTGGGCATCGCGGTGCTCGACGCGCCGTGGGCGCCGTTCGACATCGAGTTCAACCTCGCCAACATCGGCGGCCCGTCGGCGGGCCTGATGTTCAGCCTCGCCGTCGTCGACAAACTGACCACCGGCGATCTCAACGACGGCAAGTTCATCGCGGGCACCGGCACCATCAGCGGTGACGGCAAGGTCGGCTCCATCGGCGGCATCACCCACAAGATGCTGGCGGCCAGCGAGGCCGGAGCCGAGGTGTTCCTGGTGCCCGCCGACAACTGCACCGAGGCCCGCTCGGCGCCGCGGGACGGCCTCGAGCTGGTGAAGGTCGAGACCCTTGAAGGGGCCGTCGACGCGCTCAAGACGATTTCCGCTGGTGGCGAACCTCCACGGTGCTGAGCCGCCGATCACAGCCCAATGACTAGAGTTGTACGAAATCGGGCGTCACACCTGGGCAGCCCCGAAAATCGCCGAACCTGAGACTGGAGTTGACGAGTGGGTATGCGGCCGACGGCAAGGATGCCGAAGCTGACGCGACGTAGTCGGGTCTTGATTGCTTTCGCGCTGGTGGCGGTGTTGCTGTTGCTGCTCGGGCCGCGGCTGATCGACACCTACGTCGACTGGCTGTGGTTCGGCGAACTCGGCTACCGCTCGGTGTTCACCACGGTGCTGGCCACCCGCCTGATCGTGTTCGTGGTCGTGGCGCTGGCGATCGGAGCCATCGTGTTCGCCGGTCTGGCACTGGCGTACCGGACCCGGCCGGTGTTCGTGCCGACCGCCGGCCCCAACGACCCGGTGGCGCGCTACCGCACGACGGTGATGGCGCGCCTGCGGCTGTTCGGTATCGGCGTCCCGGTGTTCATCGGGCTGCTGGCAGGCATCGTCGCGCAGAGCTACTGGGTGAAGATCCAGTTGTTCCTGCACG
Coding sequences:
- a CDS encoding ATP-dependent DNA helicase UvrD2, which produces MVGMPLEAPSPTLEDLDDEQREAVLAPRGPVCVLAGAGTGKTRTITRRIAHLVAGGHVAAGQVLAVTFTARAAGEMRARLRALGQQTGVPTGAVQAVTFHAAARRQLQYFWPRLVGDTGWELLDSKFSVVAQAANRAGLQPSTDDVRDLAGEIEWAKASLITPEAYGAAVAKVGRDIPLDAQKVAAVYSGYEALKARRDGSALLDFDDLLLHTAAAIENDAAVAQEFRDRYRCFVVDEYQDVTPLQQRVLDAWLGDRDDLTVVGDANQTIYSFTGATPRYLLDFSRRFPDAAVVRLERDYRSTPQVVSLANRVIAGARGRMAGSKLHLVGQRDPGPKPTFNEYPDEVAEAKGVAKAIQKLIEKGTAPAEIAVLYRINAQSEVYEEALTEAGIAFQVRGGEGFFSRQEIRQALVALQRAAEREVEITDLPVFVRELLEPLGLTAEAPAGTRARERWEALVALAELVEEEVALRPELDLRALVGELRQRADARHPPVVQGVTLASLHAAKGLEWDAVFLVGLADGTLPISHALSHGPDSEPVEEERRLLYVGVTRARVHLALSWALARTPGGRQGRRPSRFLNGIAPQTENSSSGPDRPRRQRGPAPRCRICNAALSTPQAIMLRRCETCPSNLDEDLLAELKEWRLRVSKEMKVPAYVVFTDTTLMAIAETLPTDDAALVAIPGIGARKLEQYGEDVVALVRGRANRHDS
- the whiB7 gene encoding transcriptional regulator WhiB7, producing the protein MSIAMTAPTTGVAPMTCETRLPAVPCHVGDPDLWFAESPGDLERAKALCAGCPIRVQCLTAALERQEPWGVWGGEILDRGSIVARKRPRGRPRKDSGGNPAAA
- a CDS encoding IS256 family transposase, whose translation is MLTVVHDTEDANDKASGAGRSLLDEIVRDGARQMLAAALQAEVAAYVAQFADQLDENGHRLVVRNGYHQPREVLTAAGAVQVKAPRVNDRRVDPDTGERKRFSSAILPAWARKSPQMSEVLPLLYLHGLSSNDFTPALEQFLGSGAGLSASTITRLTAQWQDEARAFGARDLSATDYVYLWVDGIHLKVRLDQEKLCLLVMLGVRADGRKELVAITDGYRESAESWADLLRDCKRRGMTAPVLAIGDGALGFWKAVREVFPATKEQRCWFHKQANVLAALPKSAHPSALAAIKEIYNAEDIDKAQIAVKAFEADFGAKYPKAVAKITDDLDVLLEFYKYPAEHWIHLRTTNPIESTFATVRLRTKVTKGPGSRAAGLAMAYKLIDAAAARWRAVNAPHLVALVRAGAVFHKGRLLERPTDITPPTSPSDGGQHAGTEVA
- a CDS encoding cyclodehydratase; translation: MTARFTLTPDRPVLLRPDGAVQIGWDPRTAVRVRPPDGMTPTQLTDLLHALQTGRSIEQLRSATEQFGDPALVDDVLAALDSAGVLVRRSGRPARTATIRIHGRGPLSELLAGSLRRSGARLQHTAESYATPRPGTDLVVLADELVTEPRIVRELHRGRIAHLPVRVRDGTGLVGPLVIPGVTSCLHCADLHRADRDAAWPALAAQLRGTVGSASRATILATAALALRQVELVIRAVNGTAGPDDPPEPPATLDTTLELTADGYSMSFRRWSRHPDCQC
- a CDS encoding zinc-dependent metalloprotease, with product MADLPFGFSAGDDPDRDKNKKDPDSGSGSGNPGSDPFGLGMGGAGFDMGDLGQIFTKLGEMFSGAGSAMAGGKQSGPVNYDLARQLANSSIGFVAPVPEKTAGAVADAVRLAETWLDGVTPLPAGTTRTVAWTPSDWLDNTMETWKRLCDPVAEQVSTMWTAALPEEAKAMAGPLLAMMSQMGGMAFGSQLGQALGKLSREVLTSTDIGLPLGPKGVAALLPEAIEAFAEGLERPRSEILTFLAAREAAHHRLFSHVPWLSSQLLGAVEAFAKGMKVDMSGIEDFARGFNPASLSDPSEMEQLLNQGIFEPKATPEQEAALERLETLLALVEGWVQTVVSGALGERIPGTSAMAETMRRRRATGGPAEQTFATLVGLELRPRKMREAAVLWERLTEAVGADARDSVWQHPDLLPSASDLDEPAGFIDRMIGGDTSGIDDAIDQAIADLQKNDPPQEGDSGTEGAGDDKS
- a CDS encoding YlbL family protein, encoding MNRRILTLLVALVPVVAFGVLLSVVQVPFVSLGPGPTFNTLGEIDGKQVVDIEGPDATVHPTSGHLNMTTVSQRDGLTLGQAITLWMSGREQLVPRDLVYPPDKSKDEIDEANTADFKNSEDSAEYAALSFLKYPMAVTVQNVTDPGPSAGKLQDGDAIDGVNGKPVANLDEFQALLKETKPGDKLVIDYRRKNAPPGEATITLGDNPDRDYGYLGIAVLDAPWAPFDIEFNLANIGGPSAGLMFSLAVVDKLTTGDLNDGKFIAGTGTISGDGKVGSIGGITHKMLAASEAGAEVFLVPADNCTEARSAPRDGLELVKVETLEGAVDALKTISAGGEPPRC